A region from the Drosophila mauritiana strain mau12 chromosome 2L, ASM438214v1, whole genome shotgun sequence genome encodes:
- the LOC117143235 gene encoding uncharacterized protein LOC117143235 translates to MKFMAICLLANIGCILGTTINQLNDEATIRLRGLVEKYKLQALSNPEFSQWIGKLEKTSRSSRLLDKMKVKAEFMNYDERRHKLENKIKERIRAIDDLISDIMAKAQNKDKGCLQYYQRQRRSLRMAHNFSNLTKQTNLLRNSKQCDDTTKVQSSELSESSENPDEYSYY, encoded by the exons ATGAAGTTTATGGCAATATGCCTGTTGGCAAATATTGGCTGCA TACTTGGCACTACAATTAACCAGCTTAATGACGAAGCCACAATTCGGCTAAGGGGACTTGTGGAAAAATATAAACTGCAAGCTCTTAGCAATCCGGAATTCTCTCAGTGGATTGGGAAACTTGAGAAAACCAGCAGGTCGAGCAGATTGCTAGACAAAATGAAGGTCAAAGCTGAATTTATGAACTACGACGAACGTCGCcataaattggaaaataaaattaaggAACGCATTAGGGCGATCGATGACCTCATTTCCGATATTATGGCCAAAGCCCAGAATAAGGATAAAGGGTGTCTTCAGTATTACCAACGCCAGAGGAGATCCCTAAGAATGGCCCACAATTTTTCGAATTTAACTAAGCAGACAAACCTCTTACGCAACTCGAAGCAATGCGATGATACAACTAAGGTGCAGTCTAGTGAGTTAAGTGAAAGCTCTGAAAATCCGGATGAGTATAGTTATTACTAA
- the LOC117143193 gene encoding uncharacterized protein LOC117143193, whose translation MFRNLSMLRNQLALHRVLVARSTLHSKMSTGLTCLTIDRPRNIDGVTVIDININEMAKNDVDFNRNFVNSLTLMDRSPFNAVDAADAVESPPAENPIPGDTVEILPTGAPSSVIGVDGSPIVPIEIDGWNQDEEDPTVQKNVQDVDIGNDDEYKAEMELRVPEVREGRTEYKGIKVTLPESANQDVGTYRFRRDPKDLEEVGDDTRLVRYDK comes from the coding sequence ATGTTTCGCAATCTGTCGATGCTGAGGAATCAGTTGGCGCTGCACCGAGTCCTCGTGGCCCGCTCGACCTTGCACTCAAAAATGTCCACTGGTCTTACTTGCCTCACCATTGACCGTCCGCGGAACATCGATGGCGTGACCGTGatagatataaatattaatgagATGGCCAAGAATGACGTGGACTTTAATCGCAATTTCGTCAATTCGCTGACATTGATGGACCGTTCCCCGTTCAACGCAGTGGATGCGGCGGATGCAGTTGAGTCGCCACCAGCAGAGAATCCGATTCCCGGAGATACCGTCGAGATCCTGCCTACTGGCGCACCCAGTTCCGTTATAGGCGTCGACGGAAGCCCCATTGTCCCCATCGAGATAGATGGCTGGAACCAGGACGAGGAGGATCCCACCGTGCAAAAGAACGTCCAGGACGTGGACATTGGCAACGATGACGAGTACAAGGCCGAGATGGAGCTGCGCGTGCCAGAGGTCAGGGAAGGTCGAACCGAGTACAAGGGCATCAAGGTGACGCTGCCGGAATCGGCCAACCAGGATGTGGGCACTTATCGCTTCCGCCGCGATCCAAAGGATCTGGAGGAGGTCGGCGACGACACGCGTCTTGTCCGATACGACAAGTAG
- the LOC117143119 gene encoding LOW QUALITY PROTEIN: cryptochrome-2 (The sequence of the model RefSeq protein was modified relative to this genomic sequence to represent the inferred CDS: deleted 2 bases in 1 codon) has product MDAQRSTLVHWFRKGLRVHDNPALSHIFTAANAAPGKYFVRPIFILDPGILDWMQVGANRWRFLQQTLEDLDNQLRKLDSRLFVVRGKPAEVFPRIFKSWRVEMLTFETDIEPYSLTRDAAVQKLAKAEGVKVETHCSHTIYNPELVIAKNLGKAPITYQKFLGIVDQLKVPKVLGLPEKLKKMPTPPKDEVEQKDSAAYDCPTMEQLVKRPEELGPNKFPGGETEALRRMEESLKDEIWVARFEKPNTAPNSLEPSTTVLSPYLKFGCLSARLFNQKLKEIIKRQPKHSQPPVSLIGQLMWREFYYTVAAAEPNFDRMLGNVYCMQIPWQEHPDHLEAWTHGRTGYPFIDAIMRQLRQEGWIHHLARHACVACFLTRGDLWISWEEGQRVFEQLLLDQDWALNAGNWMWLSASAFFHQYFRVYSPVAFGKKTDPQGHYIRKYVPELSKYPAGCIYEPWKASLADQRAYGCVLGTDYPHRIVKHEVVHKENIKRMGAAYKVNREVRTGKEEESSFEEKSESSTSGKRKVRRAAGSAPKRKR; this is encoded by the exons ATGGATGCACAAAGGTCCACACTGGTCCACTGGTTCCGTAAAGGCCTCCGGGTGCACGACAACCCCGCATTATCGCACATTTTTACCGCCGCTAACGCTGCTCCAGGAAAATACTTTGTCCGTCCGATTTTCATCCTGGATCCAGGAATCCTCGATTGGATGCAAGTGGGCGCCAATCGATGGCGATTCCTGCAGCAAACGCTGGAGGACTTGGATAACCAGCTCCGGAAACTTGATTCCCGTCTGTTTGTGGTGCGTGGGAAGCCCGCAGAGGTTTTTCCCCGTATTTTTAAGAGTTGGCGCGTGGAAATGCTGACTTTTGAGACAGATATCGAGCCGTACTCCCTGACCCGGGATGCTGCCGTACAGAAGTTGGCCAAGGCAGAGGGTGTAAAAGTGGAGACTCACTGCTCCCACACGATTTATAATCCGGAATTGGTAATAGCGAAGAATCTTGGCAAGGCTCCAATTACCTATCAAAAGTTCCTGGGCATTGTGGACCAACTGAAGGTACCCAAGGTTCTAGGGCTTCCTGAAAAGCTTAAAAAGATGCCTACACCACCCAAAGATGAAGTGGAACAGAAGGATTCGGCGGCCTATGATTGTCCTACGATGGAGCAATTAGTGAAACGACCGGAGGAACTAGGACCTAATAAGTTTCCGGGAG GTGAAACGGAGGCACTGCGCCGCATGGAGGAATCCCTAAAGGATGAAATTTGGGTTGCCCGCTTTGAGAAGCCCAACACGGCGCCCAACTCGCTGGAGCCTAGCACAACCGTACTGAGTCCTTACCTCAAATTTGGATGTCTTAGTGCCCGACTGTTCAATCAAAAGCTCAAGGAAATTATCAAGCGCCAGCCGAAGCACTCGCAGCCGCCCGTTTCGCTCATTGGACAACTCATGTGGAGGGAATTTTACTACACGGTGGCGGCTGCGGAACCCAACTTTGATCGAATGTTGGGCAATGTATACTGCATGCAGATTCCGTGGCAGGAGCATCCTGATCACTTGGAGGCCTGGACTCACGGACGCACCGGATATCCTTTCATCGACGCCATCATGCGTCAGCTGCGGCAGGAGGGTTGGATCCATCATCTGGCCCGGCATGCGTGC GTGGCGTGTTTCCTAACGCGCGGAGACCTCTGGATCAGCTGGGAGGAGGGACAGCGGGTGTtcgagcagctgctgctggatcAGGACTGGGCACTAAACGCTGGCAACTGGATGTGGCTATCTGCGTCCGCCTTCTTTCACCAGTACTTTCGTGTCTACAGTCCGGTGGCGTTTGGCAAGAAAACGGACCCCCAAGGGCACTATATCAGGAAGTATGTGCCGGAACTCTCAAAATATCCAGCTGGCTGTATTTATGAGCCCTGGAAGGCGTCGCTGGCGGATCAGCGGGCATACGGCTGCGTCCTCGGCACGGATTATCCCCACCGGATTGTTAAACACGAAGTGGTGCACAAGGAGAACATTAAGAGAATGGGCGCCGCCTACAAAGTAAATCGGGAGGTGCGCACGGGCAAGGAGGAGGAGTCGTCTTTCGAGGAGAAATCAGAATCCTCCACTTCAGGCAAGCGGAAGGTGCGAAGGGCAGCCGGAAGTGCCCCTAAACGAAAACGTTAA
- the LOC117143186 gene encoding sperm-associated antigen 7, producing the protein MDLLDSILNAMDAPPANNEQQKTLIKKQREMLERMQNKQKEELLRFRKYVDERMGRFAKDDRRCIEFQPLDKVHRSVIHEVAENGGFIAMSFGREDVDRHSVVYKKEHAPGEDEVTARRNGDGWNEEIAKEYAERRRERLAQEQSDKEASTSEAASSASSTSAAADQDSGEVKPTTNYKAKYAHLIGESAALQAARKTETNQSYGFVPSKNKKDVRSIEQTLADIQAKKRLRLAQQQELEQEQQPQEATTSTEDP; encoded by the coding sequence ATGGATCTGCTCGACTCAATACTCAACGCCATGGATGCGCCGCCTGCCAACAACGAGCAACAGAAGACGCTGATAAAGAAACAGCGCGAAATGTTGGAGCGGATGCAGAACAAACAGAAGGAGGAGCTCCTCCGATTCCGAAAGTATGTGGACGAACGGATGGGGCGATTCGCCAAGGACGACAGGCGATGCATCGAGTTCCAGCCGCTGGATAAAGTGCACCGCTCGGTGATCCACGAAGTAGCCGAAAATGGCGGCTTCATTGCCATGAGCTTTGGCCGCGAGGATGTGGACCGACATTCGGTTGTGTACAAAAAGGAGCACGCTCCTGGCGAGGATGAGGTCACGGCCCGTCGGAACGGAGACGGCTGGAACGAGGAGATAGCCAAGGAGTACGCGGAGCGACGACGGGAACGATTGGCGCAGGAGCAAAGTGACAAAGAAGCCTCCACATCCGAAGCAGCAAGTTCAGCCTCATCCACGTCCGCAGCCGCGGATCAGGACTCCGGCGAAGTTAAGCCCACGACCAACTACAAGGCCAAGTATGCCCACCTCATCGGAGAGTCGGCCGCATTGCAGGCGGCCCGTAAGACGGAGACCAACCAAAGTTACGGATTCGTGCCCAGCAAGAACAAGAAGGATGTGCGCTCCATCGAACAAACTTTGGCCGACATCCAGGCCAAAAAGCGTCTGCGATTGGCtcagcagcaggagctggagcaaGAGCAGCAACCGCAAGAGGCAACCACATCCACAGAGGACCCATGA
- the LOC117143175 gene encoding probable palmitoyltransferase ZDHHC24 has protein sequence MRFRSLKNIWPKEKLEQFLFLFILCGLPAIYYVLMEIMLPELSDYWSPGYVFQLLLGLFLFSNVMSNYVMCILVDPSIDPKLMKTQMERGQHSEDWHECDKCGILAPPRSRHCRKCGVCVLMRDHHCFFTGCCIGHENYRYFFYFLIYFFLSCMISLTSSSIFIYVLHGGRYQLFKLPHPAPNSAYFNSLIMRIIYFKLPDIYELVFFVVFVLLWIGVCVATYVAYDQWSRGCFCYDFEHQNFPFDRKLRRNFKTFLGRRMRWTWISGFVPSQLDHDGFDLDPENERVADPCSETTIKDG, from the coding sequence ATGAGGTTTCGGTCGCTGAAGAACATCTGGCCAAAAGAGAAGTTGGAGCAATTCCTATTTTTGTTCATTTTATGTGGCTTGCCCGCCATATACTATGTTCTAATGGAGATTATGCTGCCGGAGTTGTCGGATTACTGGTCACCTGGCTACGTATttcagctgctgctgggaCTGTTCCTCTTTTCGAATGTGATGTCCAACTATGTCATGTGCATCCTGGTGGACCCCAGCATCGATCCCAAGCTAATGAAGACTCAGATGGAGCGCGGACAGCACAGTGAGGACTGGCACGAGTGCGACAAGTGCGGGATTCTTGCTCCACCCCGGTCACGTCACTGCAGGAAGTGTGGTGTCTGTGTCCTGATGCGAGATCATCACTGCTTCTTTACGGGCTGCTGCATTGGTCATGAGAACTATAgatattttttctattttcttatatatttttttctaagCTGCATGATTTCACTAACGTCATCCTCGATATTTATTTACGTGCTGCATGGGGGCAGATACCAGCTCTTTAAGCTGCCTCATCCCGCACCGAACTCTGCCTATTTTAACTCGCTTATTATGAGGATAATCTACTTTAAGTTGCCCGATATATACGAGCTGGTGTTCTTTGTGGTATTCGTCCTGCTGTGGATCGGGGTATGCGTAGCTACTTATGTGGCTTATGATCAGTGGTCTCGTGGCTGTTTTTGCTATGATTTTGAACATCAAAACTTTCCTTTTGACCGAAAACTGCGCCGGAACTTCAAGACCTTCTTGGGCAGGCGAATGAGGTGGACCTGGATCTCCGGATTCGTTCCCAGCCAGCTGGACCACGACGGATTTGATTTGGATCCAGAAAACGAACGCGTGGCAGATCCGTGCTCAGAAACAACCATCAAGGATGGCTAA
- the LOC117143262 gene encoding uncharacterized protein LOC117143262 translates to MEPTESESRHRLNGGGRSSAPAGSGEYIKVVESQCETDGFVNEQWTEPAMPGPVPWKTIIIILLLFIGGIVCIAFATLNWVTDTSRERSDRVWALGIIGALTFIPGSYYVYVLFCIMLNRNGFTMDEIRRLG, encoded by the exons ATGGAGCCCACCGAATCGGAGTCGCGGCATCGCCTAAATGGAGGGGGCAGGAGTTCCGCGCCAGCAGGCTCCGGAGAATACATCAAGGTGGTGGAGTCCCAATGCGAGACCGATGGATTCGTTAATGAACAGTGGACGGAACCGGCGATGCCAGGTCCAGTGCCCTGGAAGACCATCATTATCATTCTACTGCTGTTTATCGGTGGCATT GTTTGCATCGCCTTCGCCACCTTAAACTGGGTGACGGACACGAGCCGGGAGCGATCGGATCGGGTTTGGGCGTTGGGTATCATCGGGGCATTGACCTTCATTCCGGGAAGCTACTATGTGTACGTGCTCTTCTGCATAATGCTCAACCGCAACGGATTCACCATGGACGAGATACGAAGACTCGGCTGA
- the LOC117143030 gene encoding protein brunelleschi — MRAAVGLMLSHGAGGMEPALSRPDYEQSALHHSCLLVLLRGVGPSRARVLQRAFEKVRRVNHIRVNDSSGHPRSIWIRFVHDHPVEHNDWGDFQTHRRLLGLVTIGKFDSQIELNELCRQHESLKVRYGSTLYESRAIFFGPDEPPLEIIGEVLGPPAAGGRRLQDEFTTPSNFKAQAFFYREQDSCADLEARIGDFASALFWVLESRRLERSREKADKVSLLLAPFEKRDFVGLDMESRNNRKRCVGRVMKNLADLSLQAGLVDDALSLYHNANETLRSVGDSLWVGATEEGLCAASAMLLYPQMRETETLHRNSSLQEAGTSPLKNTPEKWRASDATKKISASDATANNVDSSQPQQRVTSNSSSCSSVSSLVTTATNSSASDTPTTSSSSTSTISAAPIPGHQRNGDLPGNILKAEEITNYYRKAIINYSKYRHAATIETEAALKASRICIEQNRPLDVAMFLQNILYINLSMSEAERVKRFEVITDLYQQIGYQRKAAFFQRLAALKHVQQGSQAPDWNQSYRLMLGSFTGYRLCLDPLEVIENAAGWPALQIDLVQTLITAARRLGHSALATRHMTFLLQTQWDNMSPTEQSEMAVQLQNLSAQCEGSPVPLVLENGTVIPPANLTDLPYCLDLQVKDLPAHLRPQRIKVAKADSGPFLFTPIHFNSVDRRDKKKDKNKIAFQWVQNDLSEVTVRLRNPLPFELPVTDMRLLTNGVVFESLPQSLVLQPHVPTYVALHGTPIESGQLDLQGYSTHTLGVKSNCRLKHMRGRSFPPNYVVDVIPALPRISVKTSLPQTATFSNMNSADIVVTSASLTLYNGESSSCTITITNESATLPLEHLEFSINSNVEQELQQKIFRIDEEAIKAQLPVPPQGTIEIIVDVYAEADFVCPQPPASLHSAAAPGDYGAASLTHYSSVSTSGHASLPSRVGSPHHRRNEPQNSSFRSTISGGPPSLAALTLQPGGGGGVGPPSLGSQYNQHIEAQVRFKYSGGDALTAGYCRQCAVSFNLELLPSAQITSWDVLPAEVASQFYLVLDISNLTAQEMSLNYTDTKNILIEAKESCRVPIPVDRCSLEKVVAARAAEVAENLERELCFRTQLLSFNDALSKLCSIHIAERVKIKWLLTGTDIQGIASLRGIVLSQSMVDLTAVSPLEWAISFQDTLVQPHNEIVCTVGQRSLLSIQLANQSLQPLRNLVLSIKFYQDYLNGMENYNLETRVAISGPNRIAIPLLEKQEQKQHTCSVIFFTPGRFKASIECTSNPQKQVEQPAALLTRSCPAEAESAGQSVMFSSSYDEQQAHVWKFIPPIEVTVVEQ; from the exons ATGCGTGCGGCCGTTGGCCTGATGCTGTCGCACGGTGCTGGTGGCATGGAGCCAGCGTTGTCACGCCCGGACTACGAGCAGAGCGCCCTGCACCACAGCTGCCTGCTGGTGCTGCTCCGCGGCGTGGGTCCATCGCGCGCTCGCGTCCTTCAGCGGGCGTTCGAGAAAGTGCGACGTGTCAATCACATCCGGGTCAATG ACTCCTCTGGCCATCCCCGCTCCATTTGGATCCGCTTCGTTCACGATCATCCTGTGGAGCACAACGATTGGGGAGACTTTCAGACCCATCGCCGACTGCTGGGACTTGTCACCATCGGCAAATTCGATAGCCAAATCGAGCTAAATGAGCTGTGCCGTCAGCACGAGTCCTTGAAAGTTCGCTACGGGTCTACTCTGTACGAGTCCCGTGCCATTTTCTTTGGGCCCGATGAGCCGCCACTGGAAATCATTGGGGAGGTGCTGGGACCACCAGCAGCTGGTGGACGACGCCTCCAAGATGAATTCACAACGCCATCGAATTTCAAGGCGCAGGCCTTCTTCTATCGCGAACAGGATTCGTGTGCTGATCTCGAAGCTCGAATTGGAGACTTTGCCAGCGCGTTGTTTTGGGTCCTGGAATCGCGACGATTAGAGCGATCTCGCGAGAAGGCAGACAAGGTGAGCCTGTTGCTGGCACCCTTTGAAAAGCGAGACTTTGTGGGCCTAGACATGGAGTCGAGAAACAATAGGAAAAGGTGCGTGGGTCGTGTGATGAAGAACCTGGCTGATCTTTCGCTGCAAGCCGGCCTGGTTGACGACGCCTTGAGTTTGTACCACAATGCCAATGAGACCTTGAGGTCGGTTGGTGACTCCCTGTGGGTTGGCGCAACCGAAGAGGGTTTGTGTGCCGCTTCCGCAATGCTGTTGTATCCCCAAATGCGAGAAACCGAGACACTGCACAGAAACTCGTCGCTTCAGGAGGCGG GCACCTCTCCCCTAAAAAACACCCCCGAAAAGTGGCGTGCTAGCGACGCCACCAAGAAGATTAGCGCCAGTGACGCCACCGCGAACAATGTGGATTCCAGCCAGCCACAGCAGCGCGTAACCTCGAACTCATCTTCCTGCTCGTCCGTGTCTTCCCTGGTGACAACGGCCACCAATTCCTCCGCCTCGGACACGCCCACTACATCGTCTTCCTCCACTTCGACTATATCGGCAGCACCGATACCAGGACACCAGAGAAACGGCGATCTGCCGGGCAACATCCTCAAGGCGGAGGAGATCACCAACTACTATCGCAAGGCCATCATTAACTACAGCAAGTATAGGCATGCAGCCACTATAGAGACGGAGGCGGCACTAAAGGCCTCGCGGATTTGCATCGAGCAGAATCGTCCCCTGGACGTTGCCATGTTTCTGCAGAATATACTCTACATAAACCTGAGCATGAGCGAAGCCGAGCGGGTAAAGAGATTCGAGGTCATTACGGATCTGTATCAGCAGATCGGATACCAAAGGAAGGCGGCATTTTTCCAAAGACTTGCTGCACTCAAGCACGTTCAGCAGGGCAGCCAAGCGCCGGACTGGAACCAAAGTTACCGCCTCATGTTGGGCAGTTTTACGGGATACCGGCTTTGCCTCGACCCCTTGGAAGTAATAGAAAATGCCGCCGGCTGGCCGGCGTTGCAAATCGATCTGGTCCAGACCCTTATAACTGCCGCAAGGCGTTTGGGACACTCCGCTTTGGCCACGCGGCACATGACCTTTTTGCTGCAGACTCAGTGGGACAACATGTCGCCAACGGAGCAAAGCGAGATGGCTGTGCAACTGCAG AATTTAAGCGCTCAGTGCGAGGGCTCTCCTGTGCCCTTGGTGCTGGAAAATGGCACTGTGATACCACCCGCCAATCTCACGGATCTGCCCTACTGCCTCGATCTTCAGGTTAAAGATTTGCCCGCTCATTTGCGACCGCAAAGAATAAAGGTGGCCAAAGCGGACAGTGGGCCTTTCTTATTCACGCCCATACACTTTAATTCTGTAGACAGAAGGGACAAGAAAAAggacaaaaataaaatag ctttCCAGTGGGTGCAAAATGATCTTAGTGAAGTGACTGTGCGCCTGCGAAATCCCCTGCCCTTCGAGCTGCCCGTCACGGACATGAGATTGCTGACAAATGGCGTGGTGTTTGAGTCTTTACCCCAGTCTCTTGTACTTCAGCCACATGTGCCCACGTATGTGGCACTACATGGAACGCCAATTGAGTCGGGGCAACTCGATCTGCAGGGCTACAGCACGCACACGCTGGGTGTGAAGTCCAACTGTCGGCTGAAGCACATGCGTGGACGCAGCTTTCCGCCCAACTACGTGGTTGATGTTATCCCCGCCCTTCCTAGGATATCTGTGAAAACTTCGCTACCACAGACAGCGACGTTTAGCAACATGAACAGTGCGGATATCGTGGTGACCTCTGCCAGCTTGACGCTGTACAACGGAGAATCTTCCAGCTGCACGATAACTATTACCAATGAGAGTGCCACGCTGCCACTGGAGCACCTAGAGTTCAGCATCAACTCAAATGTGGAGCAGGAGCTGCAGCAGAAGATCTTCCGAATAGATGAAGAAGCCATCAAG GCCCAGTTGCCAGTGCCTCCCCAGGGCACCATTGAAATTATAGTGGATGTTTATGCAGAAGCGGACTTCGTTTGTCCTCAACCACCGGCTTCATTGCATTCTGCCGCTGCTCCTGGGGACTACGGTGCAGCGTCACTAACGCACTACTCGAGCGTGTCCACCTCTGGGCACGCCAGCTTACCCTCGAGAGTCGGTTCACCGCATCATCGTCGAAATGAGCCACAGAATTCCAGTTTCCGGTCGACCATTTCTGGCGGTCCACCATCGCTGGCTGCCTTAACCCTGCAGCCCGGCGGCGGTGGAGGAGTAGGACCTCCCAGCCTTGGGTCACAATATAACCAGCACATAGAGGCGCAAGTCAGATTCAAGTACTCCGGCGGAGATGCTTTGACGGCGGGCTACTGCCGCCAATGTGCTGTGTCCTTTAATCTAGAATTGTTGCCTAGCGCACAGATTACAAGCTGGGATGTGCTTCCCGCAGAGGT AGCCTCCCAATTTTACCTGGTACTTGACATCTCCAACCTAACCGCTCAAGAGATGTCGCTCAACTATACGGACACCAAGAATATACTCATCGAGGCCAAAGAGAGCTGCCGAGTGCCCATACCTGTGGATCGGTGCTCCTTGGAGAAAGTGGTGGCTGCTCGGGCAGCCGAGGTAGCTGAGAATCTGGAGAGGG AACTCTGCTTTCGGACGCAGCTGCTGTCGTTTAACGATGCTCTGAGCAAGCTCTGCTCAATTCACATAGCTGAAAGGGTGAAAATCAAGTGGCTGTTAACGGGGACGGACATTCAGGGAATCGCCTCACTGCGAGGAATAGTTCTCTCCCAGTCTATGGTGGATTTGACAGCTGTTTCGCCATTGGAGTGGG CTATAAGCTTCCAAGACACGCTCGTGCAGCCGCACAATGAGATTGTGTGTACGGTGGGCCAGCGGTCGCTGCTAAGCATCCAGCTGGCCAATCAATCCCTGCAACCACTTAGAAATCTGGTGCTGAGCATAAAGTTCTATCAGGATTACCTGAACGGAATGGAAAATTACAATTTAGAGACACGCGTGGCCATTTCAGGACCAAATAG AATTGCAATACCACTACTGGAGAAGCAGGAGCAGAAACAGCACACTTGCTCTGTGATATTCTTTACCCCCGGACGTTTCAAGGCCAGCATCGAATGCACCAGCAATCCGCAGAAGCAGGTGGAGCAGCCGGCAGCATTGCTAACCCGCTCCTGCCCGGCGGAAGCGGAGAGTGCCGGCCAATCGGTCATGTTCTCCTCCAGCTACGATGAGCAGCAGGCGCATGTGTGGAAGTTCATTCCGCCCATCGAGGTGACCGTCGTGGAGCAGTGA